The window taggaatcccgttgtacctcaagggtatttttgtcctcttttgtccaaagaTTCACGTATCgcattgtgattatttttgtttCCACAATACCTAGTCCGAGAAATCCCATCACAGTAAAAAGGACTGTAACAAATGTTGGAGCCCCTGAGTCCATTTACAAAGCTACCATTGAACCTCCATTCGGTACAATTGTATATGTGAACCCTACTGCTCTGGCCTTCAATTCCACAGTTGAAAAACTCACTTTCACAATCACAATCTCCGCAATCCACGAGATGAACACTGGTTACTATTTTGGAAGCCTTACTTGGGTTGACGGAGTGCATGCCGTGAGGATCTCTTTGTCCGTGAAAACTGAGTTCTTACAACctcatgatgatgatgaagactAAATTGAATACTGAAATAAATTTGTGCATTTTAGTAATGAAAAATATCCGATAACTATAACATTATCATTCCATATGTACTAAAAATAAGATACCAATGATCTCACACCCGAAaacacaagaaacaaaaagagggAAAATAAGTAGTGGATCGTATGTGTTTTCTTGTATCACCAGAGGGACAAAGGAGAAAGAACTTGTTGACTGAATCTCAATGTCCATTATTTTCGCTAGGAAATTATGGAGGAAAgcaatttataatttaattgtttagtttttcgttttaatttcttttttgtatTAGCAGGTGACAAGTGTTGAGTTGGGTCATAGTTTCATACAACATGGTCACCATTGAAGATCAAAGCAGGTGGTATTCGTATCACTTCATATTTCTGATCAATACTTGGATGATATAAAATTAAATGTGAGAAATCATAACCTTTCATTTCgccatatatataattatatgggTAAACAAATCTCCATAATAAAAATGTTCtggttctctctcttttttaaaATCACTAAAGCTTTTGGGCATAATAAAACTCTTAAATACCAATCCTTGTttcaaataaatgaaaaatgaatGATCGAAGTCCGTTGTATTTTTTCCCTTCAGCTATTTCTTGGAAAGGTTCTTTGTAGGGTTTGGTGTCTTTCTGTGCAGTGCATAAATTTTGTAAGTATATTGTGTACAGGGGTTTGTAAACATTATTAACACACTATCTTTTCTACAAAGATAAATTTAACctgaaaagaaaataactcAAACAGACTTTTGGTTTTTGTCTTTGAAAAACCTAGACAGTATGAGGGTGATTTTATtgatgacaaaaaaaaagaaattacacTTAGTTAAGGGAGACATAAACTTTACTTCTCATAAAAGTACATGAAAAAAAAGGGATATGAAACCTGAGTCCTCTAAAGCCAAACCTAAAAGGTCTAAAACCCGCAAAATAAGTCGAATAATTCCACAAAGTTAGGACAACTCAAATGGACTTATATGTATGCTTCTTTGTTACAAACTATAGCCTATTCTTATAAAAACAATTTCTTGTATAGGCTTCTTATATgtatgcttcatcttctccaCGAACTTATGAATTAAGTGAATATTTTTTTCCTGCAAAATTTATTCCTCACAGGACACAGGATTTTCAAGTGATCAATGCACTTTCGTCCTTAGTTTTCCAACGACAAATTTAACTCATTAGGTCCATTACCATATCGTACTCCCAAATTCTCCGACACTCCAAGGAAATTTTTGCATGTATTAGGAGAAATACCGCCACGTATtgttataatttaaaaataaattaatagttTTGATATATcttacatttaaaatttaatttaaaaagcaaaaacatgttataatttgaataaaataataaatttatgtGATGGTGATTTGGGTGTTTTAAACCGTACTACTACTATACTAACCATATCTTTCCCTTCTTCACGGGCCTTTGATTGccatgactcattttgactTGTCCTCGCGCTTCCTATATTTTTCCCATaaactttgtttaagtttacGTAGGAAGGAATTTAGCAGTTCATTAGATCCAGTTCAAGACTCCTTTTTGTTCTGTTCTGTTCTGTGctgttttttctctttttatgttcaagccaaacacatggacaCTACATATGCAGTAATGTAGAGCATGTGTAATTGTTGGATTTCACATGCGGATAATTTGTTTTGATACCACGAAGGTAGTTGAGGTTTCACTATAAAGTGTGTTGATAATGAATCACGCATTGATGAGAAGCGGGGATCTTGCATGAGCTTATCAGTAAGCTAAGATATTCctcatattaccaattgatttaaggtgaaacctcaactttcttcatgatatTAGAGTAGGTTATCTCATGTGTGAAGACTAGCGGCCACACGTGCCCCACTTCTGTTCcatgtgttaggcttgaaaattttcacTACACGTGAGAGggcatgttgagaatgaatcacgtATTAAACGGAGGAGGAATCTTGCATTGACTTATAAATAAGTTAAGTAATTCCCCATATTAACAATTAACTTTATAATAAAACCTCAGCTTCTTCACTATCATGCACATTCAGATGTTGCAGAAGAAAATATATTAACAGGCCTCTAAAAAGTTGGGTACTATAGTTGAACTTGTCAGTAGCGTTGGGTGAATGCTGCTATTAGTTTTATTATGTCATCAGTTTGATCAGTTCTGAAATAAGCTATTTGAGAACTGAAACTAGTGATGCAAACTTGATGGTGGCTGCCaatcaaattattttattaGGCAGCTCTGTTCATAGattatatatgatatatcacacaatcaaattattttattaGGCGGCTCTGTTCATAAATTATATACCACACTTTCATTTCATATGATCATTGAGATAAGCAGCTAATAAGTACTAACATAAAGCTCTTAACTTAAAGAATTAAGAACATTTATCGTTTGCACCCAAGGTCCTAGCTCTAAGTCTGATTGATTacttaaacaaataaaagagtGCATATCTGAGATGCTCAAGTTACAAAGTAATTCCTATGAGATGCCCTATTTGCTTGTTTATCATTCAACACACGAGATATCACAAATAATAAACGTTGCAGTAATTGCTAATGTGCAGCTTCTTAATGACCATCATCATCCTAATAGGTATTAAACCCTAATAGATAAGTAGATTTACCCAGACCCGGCCCCATTCATTGTGGGCTTTTACAAAACCTACTCATACCATAATTGCCCCAAGCCCATATTCAACCTAATGGGTGTTTTGGTAAAATCACTTTCAAGGATTTGCCCTTCTAAACTTATGTGTCAATTTTCTAATAGCTACTCTAATGGCTCTCTTTTATTGACAGGCCCTTCATCAAAAGatgcatatttttatttttatttttatttttcgacAAAGATGAAAATTTTATAGTCTGTATACTCGGCCAACAAATATTTGTAAATGTTCATTCCAATGCATTTTGATTGGACATTTCGTATCTCTTGATGGATAGAAGTGATGCCTATTACTTTATAGAAAAGATTAGAATTCTCTCACTTCTTTccatctccttctatttcattctctcaaattctttattattttttaattttttttataaaaaattaatataaaattttgatatggCTTAAATGTGACTGTTCAAATagaagggaaaagaaagagaggaaaaaaaaaagagggaataGAATCGGGAATAGAATCATACTCCTTATGGAGAATGTTTTCCAATGCATTTTGCATGGACATTTCCGATCTCCAATTGGATAGAAGTAAATCcctattattttataaattcacCTATATTAAAGAGTAtgtcagttttttattttaaacaaatgatattatttacattaataGGATGGAAGAGtgggttaagcctcacaataggctagtaataatgtggtgcAACTTTgcatttggtgagaatcgaatataagatctcacacttacaagtgaaaaggaataagaGTATGTCAGTTTTGTGTGTTCCAaataacattattattattattttagttgattGATAAAATCCTCCCTCAAGAGTACGGTCGAGGTTCCTTTAAAAAGATTTTCATTCTTCACTTGGtatttcacaatttttttatcaatgatATATTTATAGTAAAAGGATGAGAGAATAAGTTAATTGCAAACTTGTTATTCTCGTGATTCAAATTTAAGACATCTTACTTTTAATTAATAAGGAATACCTTTCAACCATAGTAATAAATGACCAGTATTTCACAACTTTGAATAGATgtgaaatataatatatattgtaGTAAAAAAATCCCCGATAAAATAAGCGAAAAAGGAAATGGATAGGACCACATAATTATGTCATAATCATTTGGTAATGTATTATTTCTGTCAAGACTTCTGCACGTTAGAGTGCCAGCGTGACTAGAATATCCATTGTATGGGTTAGAGATTAATTACATTACCACCTAAGATATATATCATATTCCATTCATACTAAAAAGGCTCCATAGTCGTCTTTGATATAGGAATGCATTTGACTCTCCTAATAAAACTTGGTGGTATTTAATTAATCCATTTGTGTAAACAATATATGCCACATGATTTGGAAAACTATGTCAAGCCTTCTAGAATTCTGTGAAATGTCTACCACTTGTAAATTGTGATGCTCGTTACTCACCTGtcactttattttataaatattgcAGAAGACTTGGTCTTTATATTTGAATTAGTACAATTTGATCAACAAGCacaccgttttttttttttttttaatacgatTGATATTTTACTTCAAATTAATCAATACAATTGTATTCGAATACATAGAAGAGCACATCTAATTTCATGTTTGCAAGTTTGGATGAACTGATTTGTCGAATATTTTCGAAACTTCATGACAGCAGGAAGGGAGTTTAACTTCCAACGTCTAAAACAGTATTCACCGCCAACCTTTTTGTCCCTTTTGTCTTCatttagggggcgtttgtttgccctcactaagtgggactggactggactagactagctgttagtccaatactgtgtttgttccatgctgggactaatattaatgagactaaaggggactagcatggacaaaacccttcactaagaggtcttagcgagaccccccaataaccatgggactagctaagactatcctctctcgtcctcgtcatgctcaacaaccactcccgatagactcctcgtcatctccggtcacctagatcataataaaatattaataatttatatattaaataatataatattagaatttgttattatccagcttcttagtctaacactgcaccaaacgcttcactaaattagtccagcttagtctagtctaagccaatccagcttagtccttgaagctagtccagtccgagatagtccggcgcaacaaacgcccccttagggtttaaggtttagagagagagagagagttatttTCCAAGCTACGATTCTAGAACGTAAATAGTCAATCTGTCTCCGTCACCTTCTGTATTATCATCCCTTGTTtccttcactctctctctctctctcaggtCAAGATATTACTAAGCAAAAAGGATTTGTATTTTGTAGctttcaaaagaaaataaaatatattaataggAGCCTACTGCTAAGAGCAATCATTCTTGTATACCCGATGTTTCAAGTAGGATATCCCCCTTCCGGCTAATATTGcttgtataaaaataaaagaattttaatgaaatatttttcgttttgtttacttttaacgaaaaatcacatttttactttttctgTCTACTATTTACTACACATATATTTAtcacttttcattaaaactaaattttttttgaatttttaattagtttttcttaaaaataaaagtcTGAAGTGATCGAGGACTTTAAAGTTTAACTTTTCCCATTATTTATTCTCTAATTTCCCCTAACTTTTATCGACTTGACCTACCCTCCATGCTAGCATGCACCAGCCTAATGCTGTTATAAAAATAGCGGCTAACAACCACGTTATGCAGAGTTAATCAAATGTTCATATACATGCACTTGGTATAGTTCATTGCAAGTCATATGTGACCCTAGTTTTTTTTATGGAGAAATTAGATTCACATTcttctttttgctactccattaattaaaattctattcattttcaatttttgatcaaggttcttagatattaataacatcattaattatttgaataataaaatatttttatttttaaatatattcccttagtgttaaaaatgttacaattagtatatttatatttatggctaaattttttatcatatattttatttttagtttgtacctatttttaatttgtaccaattttttttttcatttttaatttgtacccatatattagtttctttttgtgcccatattttttaaaagttTTATTCTTGTTTGTACTCATGTGTATACTGTTACGTGACATTgtaaatttaatcaatgatataaaaattacatatggtatatttatgttttatgcctaaactttgtatcatatatttatatttttagtttatacccacttttaatttgcaacattttttaaatttgtagtattttctttttagttttattttgtacccatgtattaatttcttttagcgcctatattttttaaaaattcatttgtactcataattttttaatcttttatctataccctaatttatttataatgtacccattcttctttattaatgtactactttgttatatgtgaaatgtaccaatttttttgtaaaatgtaccaaattTTTAACaccatggatacattcttttgccatttattatttattatttttacatagtttttatccatttattcaatcaaaatgtttgaatttttttattgtaaccgtttctaatagtattataatgagggattttaaatttataggattataaatctcataaaatatcaaacaattaatgtcaaaactataaaaatataaatattaattgtaatataatgagttgtacaaagtcaagggactttgatcaaactttgaataccattaaggttttagtcaaagaatgttaaggattaggaacCACATCcaaaatatcttttttttttatctatatATTCGAAAGAGAGTGCTCAGATTCTTCATCTTTATTCGGTCATAATTGATCAACCTCTTCCACACAATCCCCCCCTTGTCTCTTTCTCTATGTGGTAGAGACAATATGAGCAGCTCAAGTTCAATACTCGCTCTACTCAGCCTTATCTGTTTTACTGGTCAGGGATTGATAACAAGGGTGGCAGCAAAGAGCCATGTATATTTTCAACATCTCAAACACTTTTCTTGTTCTTTACGATTTgccttttctttgatttttcttcGAAAAAACTTGAACTGGGTGCTCTAATACATCTCTCAACCAACAGGTACACATTGTTTATATGGGAGATAGGCAGCATGACAACACCAAGTTAATCACAGATTCACATCATGACTTGCTTGCCACTGTCGTGGGAAGGTAATATAAATGGATGTAGAAAAATAAAGCCTTAAAGAccaattatgtgaattttagTCTAGGATCGATGCTTAAATAAACCAAATTTGGAGTAAAATGTTTGTTAAGTAATTATGTGGTTCTTATGCCACAGCAGGGAATTAGCCTCGGAATTGATGGTATACAGTTACAAACATGGTTTCTCTGGGTTTGCAGCCAAGCTCACGGAGTCTCAAACCCAACAACTTTCAGGTatcttttaaaaactttgcCATAGATCATTCAATAAAGTCATGTATCGTGTTCAATGATTGGCAATGATAACACAAACTGCCATGGACTCATGAAATGttcttcaaatttaaatgaataaGAGCATTGTACTTATTATAATTATGGCTTCTTATGCTTATAACATTTGTGAATTCAAGAGTTGCCTGGTGTTGTACGAATCATACCAAATAGCCTTCATAAGCTGGAAACAACTCGGAGTTGGGATTTTCTTGGCCTCTCACCTCACTCTCCTTCCAATATTCTTCCCAAGAGCAACATGGGGGATGGAGTTATCATAGGTGTTCTTGACACAggttgctctctctctctctctctgcctctctctctctctctctgtctctcccttcctccctccctccctccctccttccttccctccctccctcacacacacacacacacacacacacacatacacacacacacacacacacacacacatgtacacACACGTAGTGGTCCCTTAACATAACCACTCAATGAATCAAGGCAGGTATATGGCCGGAGTCTGATTCATTCAATGAAAAAGGCCTCGGGCCTGTTCCATCTCATTGGAATGGTGTTTGTGAATCCGGGGACAATTTCAATGCTACAATACATtgcaataaaaaaatcatcGGAGCCCGTTGGTTTATCAATGGACTTCTTGCCGAGTATGCAAAGCCATTGGACAAAGAATTCCATTCTCCTAGAGATGCACATGGACATGGTACTCATACTTCAAGCACTGCAGCTGGTTCTTTTGTGGCTAATATCAGCTACAAGGGCCTTGGTCTTGGTACAATTAGAGGCGGTGCTCCAAAGGCTCGGTTGGCCATTTACAAGGTTTGTTGGAATGTGCTTGGAGGCAAATGCTCAACAGCTGATATGTTGAAAGCTTTTGACGAAGCAATACATGATGGGGTTGATGTGTTGtcattgtcaattgggcatccTATTCCCCTCTTCTCAGATGTTGATGAGCGTGATGGCATTGCAACCGGTTCCTTTCATGCTGTGGCTAAGGGGATTACTGTTGTGTGTGGAGCTGGAAATAATGGACCTTCAGCACAAACGGTTTCGAACACAGCACCGTGGATCATAACTGTTGCAGCAAGCACCATGGATCGAGAATTTCCTACTTCTATAACTTTAGGAAATAATAAAACTTTCCTGGTATGTGTTTTTGTGATTGGGGCAATTAGCATTTTGGAGTTTGAAGCATCTCATACACGTATACTTTAATATTCTTGTAGGGTCAAGCTATGTTTACAGGGACAGAGATTGGATTTACAAGCTTGGTATACCCAGAGTCTAAAGGGCTTACCACTAGAGGGTACGTAGCATTCTTAATAACATTGTGCCAGATCTTACAGTTTGCCTAATTTAcaatatatttattatttgttttcacgAGTTGCTTGTTTTCAGTGTGTGTGAATCCCTCTCACTTAACAAAACTATAGTAGTTGGAAAGGTGGTTCTCTGCTTCACTACAATGGGTCGTCGGGCGATAACAAATGCTTCAGCAGTTGTGAAAGAAGCAGGAGGTGTTGGCCTAATCATCGCAAAGAATCCAAGTGATGCTTTATATCCATGTAATGAAGACTTTCCATGCATTGAAGTTGACTATGAGATTGGCACTCGAATTCTATTTTATATCCGGTCTACCAGGTACGTAACTTTAAATTTTATTGTAAAATGTGTGATTAGTACTGCTAGGTTTGTTTGTAATCCTCAAAATTTGTTTGGAGTGCACAGATATCCTCTTGTAAAGCTGATCCCTCCTCAAACAATTGTGGGCAAGCCACTCTCTGCCAAGGTGGCTTATTTTTCCTCTAGGGGACCAAACTCCATAACACCAGCAACTCTCAAGGTATCTACTCTAATCTAATGTACTTTTCATGTTCACATCAATTCTTGAAAATTTGTAACTCTCCGCATTACAATAACTGAAGCTTTCTTCTAGAGATCATCTCATGCATGTTTCTCCTGGAAAAGCTATCAGCAAGTTTTTGGTAGAGACAAGTCTCTGTCGTTTGAGATTCACCGTAACTGTTGAGTATCTTCTTATAacacttttttttgttgttgtgccTTTGTCGGACAGCCAGATATAGCCGCGCCTGGTGTGAACATACTAGCAGCAACTTCTCCACTTTATTCATTTGTGGAGGGTGGATATGCAATGATGTCTGGAACATCAATGTCAACTCCTCATGTCACAGGCATTGTGGCTCTTATCAAGAGAATGCATCCTAATTGGTCTCCAGCAGCCATCAAATCAGCATTAGTAACAACTGGTAATCACATTATATGATATGTTCCTAATTTCAATAAGATACATGTGAAACTTAACAGTgttatgaatttaaatgaaGCATGGAGGAACGGCCCATCTGGTTTACCGATATTTGCAGAAGGATCGCCTCAAAAGTTGGCAAATTCATTTGACTTCGGAGGTGGTCTGGTGAATCCCAATGGCGCAGCAGAGCCTGGACTAGTATACGACATGGGTGCAGCAGACTACATGGAATATCTTTGTGCAAGGGCGTACAACAACTCTGCCATCTCTCGACTTACAGGGAAAAAGACAACATGTCCCGTGAAGAAGCCCTCTATCCTTGACGTTAACCTACCTTCCGTGACCATACCTAGTCTGAGAAATCCCGTCACAGTAAAAAGAACTGTAACAAATGTTGGAGCCCCTGAGTCCATTTACAAAGCTACCATTGAGCCTCCATTCGGTACAATTGTATATGTGAACCCTACTGCTCTGGTCTTCAATTCCACAGTTGAAAAACTCACTTTCACAATCACAATCTCCGCAATCCACGAGATGAACACTGGTTACTATTTTGGAAGCCTTACTTGGGTTGACGGAGTGCATGCCGTGAGGATTCCTTTGTCTGTGAGAACTGAGTTCTTACAACctcatgatgatgatgatgatgaagactAAATTGAATACTGAAATAAATTAGTGCATTTCAGTTATGAAAAGCATTCAATCACTATAACATTATCCCTCCTGTACTAAAAATAAGATACCAATGATCCCACGCCTGAAAACGCAAGAAACAAAAATTCGGAAAAGAAGTAGTGGATTGTATGTGTTTCTTGTATCACCAGAGGGACAGAGGAGAAAGAACTTGTTGACGAATCTCAATGTCATTATTTTCGCTAGGAAATTATGGAGGAAAgcaatttataatttaattgtttagttttgcatttgaGTTTCATTTTTATATTAGCAGGTGACAAGTTTTGAGTAGATCGTAGTTTCACACAACATGGTCACCTCTTGAAGGTCAAAGCAGGTGGTACTCGTATCACTTAATATTTCTCAATACTTGGATGATAAAATTAAAATGTGTGAATTCATAACCTTTCATTTCGCTCTGCCCTCTCCCGAGATCCTTATGTTGAGATCATATGATAACTTGTATTGAAGTCATTAACATTTGCAAAAACAGGTGTTAGTTAAACAATCAGTGACTTTGCAGCCAGGAGCACAAGTTAAACCATCGCAGTCGCGATTATGAGCACAGTCTGTCGCGTCTCCTGCATCGGCTTGGatctctttttcatttttatcaaGAGGAGGACAAATGGATTCAACACCTACACATTTGCCATCGTGTTTTGAATATGAACATAGACCTCCATCTTTTTTGCATTCAAAATCGTTCACACATGGAACAGAGTATCTAGTTCCATAAACCTTCCAATTTTGTGAACCTAAGAGATGCAACAAGCCAATTCGATTTCATCAGTCCTGTAGTACAAAAAAACACTGACTAGCTAaaattggagagagagagagagagagagagagtgagtgagtaCATGTAGTAACAAAGACGACTAGCAGAACAACCATCTTGATAGTTGTCATCTTAGGATTTTTGATCACTCGAAACTACGAAGGATGTATCAGTTTGTAGTTTGTAAGTCGGTTGTATGTGATAATGAATATATAGGGTATGACCGGATTTAGGCCATAATGTTATTCCTTGGAGCAAAATTGGTAACACGGAAATTTGCAGAGTTCTTAAAAGGTTTTTCcagtttaaaatataatttctttctttaacaagaTTTTTTACATTAACCCTTTTGCCATACATTTAATTATATGGGTCAACAAATCTCCATAATCCGAAATTTAATGAAACTTTAAGGACAGCTATAGTTAATTCACTTATAATCGATGTTGTTGATATGATTCTGGCTGAGGATGATCAACAAGAAATTGTAAAGTCTTCCGACGATTTGGTTtccgaatttgaaatgaaaagatTTGGGTGCCTTGAGTGTTTTTCGGGGATTGAAGTCGCGCTTTTAGACCAAGGTATATTTCTATTACCAAGGAAATATGTTCTTGATCTGTTGACAGAAATTGGTTTGCTAGATTGTAAGCCATCTGATACACTTACTGTTCAAAATCATGATCATGGAGAGTATTCAGATCAGATTAGTAGGAAGATTTATTTATCACATAGACCAGACATTGCATATGCAGTAAGTGTTGTGAGTCAATTTATGTATTATTTTAGTGAACATCACTTGAATGAAGTCTATTGGATTCTCACATATCTAAGTCTGCACCAAGAATAGGAATTACGTTTACCAAAAAGAATAGGAATTACTAGAAATATGCCCACGAGTTGCTGTGGGACTTGAATGCACCAGCCTTAACTACATGAATAAGACATATTTaacctggaaaaaaaaattcaatataatCATGAACGAACAAAAGGGATAGATGAGTGAACGATATCGGTAAGATAAACAGCTTAgcttttatatacattcaaccGAGGCTGATTACAAAAGATGTGGTTGCAAAAAAATGCTCTGTTTCCCTGAGAAAAAGAAGCAACAACCCTGTATGCTTGACCAATGGTTCCATACTCGTTTTCAATCTGGTATAATTGAAACAACAATTAACCCATAGAAAGGTTCTGTTAAGTGCTTCTGGAAAAAAGggtttgttggattgcttttcAGCTTGCTTGCTTTGTGGTGATATAGTGCTTGGGATTTCATGCTTGGTCCAAGAGAATGGAGAATACTGTAGATAAACAACAGTTGAAAATTAGTCGGTTCACTGCCTCAATTTAATGAAAATTCTTTGTTACAATTGATCAcaccaagaaaaaaataaaggaagactTCTAATCCCATAAATTACCAAAAATTCTACTATCCTATACTTTTGTCCTTTGTCTCCCATTGACTAAAAACACTCCCAAATCACACCAGCCAGCCATACAAAGCCATTGGTCACATCATATATTAGGTAACCaaattcaaataacaaagtttaGATAATGAAATGCAAAGAACATGATACATATagaaaaattcaagaacatgATTAAGAGGATTTGAACATATCAAGTAAAATCAGATTCAGTTGAATCCTTTCTATAGCATGCTAAATAAAGACGGAAAATGATACGACAGTATAAACGTTTGAGAATGGACATAAAAGAATTTATGTTTTGAAAAGAACTTCAAAGAGGAAGAGAAAAGTTTAATTCACTCACAACATCCTCCATTGTGGTACGCCATTCTTGCATGGACGATAAACCATATCTAACATAGCCATTTTCCCAATCTTTGGAGAACTTTTCAGTTTCAGGAGTGCTCAGATTGTACTAGGCCTGACAATTcttgacacgacccgataacccgacacgacacgacacgaaattaacaggtgtttgggtcgacacgataacgaatcgggtgttatcaggtaacccgataagcacctgttaagataacgggttggt is drawn from Malus domestica chromosome 14, GDT2T_hap1 and contains these coding sequences:
- the LOC103454835 gene encoding subtilisin-like protease SBT3.4 isoform X1, which translates into the protein MSSSSSILALLSLICFTGQGLITRVAAKSHVHIVYMGDRQHDNTKLITDSHHDLLATVVGSRELASELMVYSYKHGFSGFAAKLTESQTQQLSELPGVVRIIPNSLHKLETTRSWDFLGLSPHSPSNILPKSNMGDGVIIGVLDTGIWPESDSFNEKGLGPVPSHWNGVCESGDNFNATIHCNKKIIGARWFINGLLAEYAKPLDKEFHSPRDAHGHGTHTSSTAAGSFVANISYKGLGLGTIRGGAPKARLAIYKVCWNVLGGKCSTADMLKAFDEAIHDGVDVLSLSIGHPIPLFSDVDERDGIATGSFHAVAKGITVVCGAGNNGPSAQTVSNTAPWIITVAASTMDREFPTSITLGNNKTFLGQAMFTGTEIGFTSLVYPESKGLTTRGVCESLSLNKTIVVGKVVLCFTTMGRRAITNASAVVKEAGGVGLIIAKNPSDALYPCNEDFPCIEVDYEIGTRILFYIRSTRYPLVKLIPPQTIVGKPLSAKVAYFSSRGPNSITPATLKPDIAAPGVNILAATSPLYSFVEGGYAMMSGTSMSTPHVTGIVALIKRMHPNWSPAAIKSALVTTAWRNGPSGLPIFAEGSPQKLANSFDFGGGLVNPNGAAEPGLVYDMGAADYMEYLCARAYNNSAISRLTGKKTTCPVKKPSILDVNLPSVTIPSLRNPVTVKRTVTNVGAPESIYKATIEPPFGTIVYVNPTALVFNSTVEKLTFTITISAIHEMNTGYYFGSLTWVDGVHAVRIPLSVRTEFLQPHDDDDDED
- the LOC103454835 gene encoding subtilisin-like protease SBT3.4 isoform X2, producing the protein MSSSSSILALLSLICFTGQGLITRVAAKSHVHIVYMGDRQHDNTKLITDSHHDLLATVVGRELASELMVYSYKHGFSGFAAKLTESQTQQLSELPGVVRIIPNSLHKLETTRSWDFLGLSPHSPSNILPKSNMGDGVIIGVLDTGIWPESDSFNEKGLGPVPSHWNGVCESGDNFNATIHCNKKIIGARWFINGLLAEYAKPLDKEFHSPRDAHGHGTHTSSTAAGSFVANISYKGLGLGTIRGGAPKARLAIYKVCWNVLGGKCSTADMLKAFDEAIHDGVDVLSLSIGHPIPLFSDVDERDGIATGSFHAVAKGITVVCGAGNNGPSAQTVSNTAPWIITVAASTMDREFPTSITLGNNKTFLGQAMFTGTEIGFTSLVYPESKGLTTRGVCESLSLNKTIVVGKVVLCFTTMGRRAITNASAVVKEAGGVGLIIAKNPSDALYPCNEDFPCIEVDYEIGTRILFYIRSTRYPLVKLIPPQTIVGKPLSAKVAYFSSRGPNSITPATLKPDIAAPGVNILAATSPLYSFVEGGYAMMSGTSMSTPHVTGIVALIKRMHPNWSPAAIKSALVTTAWRNGPSGLPIFAEGSPQKLANSFDFGGGLVNPNGAAEPGLVYDMGAADYMEYLCARAYNNSAISRLTGKKTTCPVKKPSILDVNLPSVTIPSLRNPVTVKRTVTNVGAPESIYKATIEPPFGTIVYVNPTALVFNSTVEKLTFTITISAIHEMNTGYYFGSLTWVDGVHAVRIPLSVRTEFLQPHDDDDDED
- the LOC103454835 gene encoding subtilisin-like protease SBT3.4 isoform X3; translated protein: MSSSSSILALLSLICFTGQGLITRVAAKSHVHIVYMGDRQHDNTKLITDSHHDLLATVVGSRELASELMVYSYKHGFSGFAAKLTESQTQQLSELPGVVRIIPNSLHKLETTRSWDFLGLSPHSPSNILPKSNMGDGVIIGVLDTAGSFVANISYKGLGLGTIRGGAPKARLAIYKVCWNVLGGKCSTADMLKAFDEAIHDGVDVLSLSIGHPIPLFSDVDERDGIATGSFHAVAKGITVVCGAGNNGPSAQTVSNTAPWIITVAASTMDREFPTSITLGNNKTFLGQAMFTGTEIGFTSLVYPESKGLTTRGVCESLSLNKTIVVGKVVLCFTTMGRRAITNASAVVKEAGGVGLIIAKNPSDALYPCNEDFPCIEVDYEIGTRILFYIRSTRYPLVKLIPPQTIVGKPLSAKVAYFSSRGPNSITPATLKPDIAAPGVNILAATSPLYSFVEGGYAMMSGTSMSTPHVTGIVALIKRMHPNWSPAAIKSALVTTAWRNGPSGLPIFAEGSPQKLANSFDFGGGLVNPNGAAEPGLVYDMGAADYMEYLCARAYNNSAISRLTGKKTTCPVKKPSILDVNLPSVTIPSLRNPVTVKRTVTNVGAPESIYKATIEPPFGTIVYVNPTALVFNSTVEKLTFTITISAIHEMNTGYYFGSLTWVDGVHAVRIPLSVRTEFLQPHDDDDDED